One uncultured Hyphomonas sp. genomic region harbors:
- a CDS encoding dihydroorotase: MSETYDLILRGGTVVTPGGEMEADIGVRGERIARIGDLSGASAGEIYGATGLHILPGVIDSQVHFREPGMEYKADLETEARSAALGGVVAVFEMPNTNPATTTPAALQDKLDRAAGRMDVDHAFYAGATHQNIDLLPEMERMLGCCGVKVFMGASTGDLLIADDEGVEAVLRAIKRRAAFHSEDEYRLEMRRNLAVEGDWRSHPVVRDVEAAVSSTTRLLRLARKVGKRIHVLHISTAEEMELLRDAKDIASVECLPQHLTLAAPECYERLKGYAQMNPPIREQRHQDALWRALNAGIVDVMGSDHAPHTKEEKARPYPASPSGMPGVQTTVPIMLTHVNNGKLSLQRFVELTSAGPQRVFGLADKGRIAEGYHADFTVVDLKRKETITTDWSKSKCGWTPFDGFEATGWPVATIIRGGFVMRDGEIVKKGGGKPVRFNETLEPAN; this comes from the coding sequence ATGAGCGAGACTTACGACCTGATCCTTCGCGGCGGCACTGTCGTCACTCCTGGTGGTGAAATGGAGGCCGATATCGGCGTGCGCGGTGAGCGTATTGCCCGCATCGGAGACCTCTCCGGTGCATCGGCTGGCGAGATTTATGGCGCCACCGGCCTGCACATCCTGCCGGGCGTCATCGACAGCCAGGTTCACTTCCGCGAGCCGGGCATGGAGTACAAGGCAGATCTCGAAACCGAGGCGCGCTCTGCCGCGCTTGGCGGGGTCGTTGCCGTGTTCGAAATGCCGAACACCAACCCGGCCACCACGACGCCAGCCGCCCTGCAGGACAAGCTGGACCGCGCTGCCGGCCGCATGGATGTCGACCACGCCTTCTATGCCGGCGCCACGCACCAGAATATCGATTTGCTGCCCGAGATGGAGCGCATGCTCGGCTGTTGTGGCGTGAAGGTCTTCATGGGCGCCTCGACCGGCGACCTGTTGATTGCCGATGATGAAGGCGTCGAAGCCGTGCTGCGCGCGATCAAGCGCCGCGCCGCCTTCCATTCCGAAGACGAATACCGGCTCGAAATGCGCCGGAACCTCGCGGTAGAGGGAGATTGGCGCAGCCATCCGGTTGTGCGCGATGTCGAGGCAGCCGTCTCTTCGACCACGCGCCTGCTGCGTCTCGCCCGCAAGGTCGGCAAGCGCATTCACGTGCTGCACATTTCCACAGCTGAGGAGATGGAGCTCCTGCGCGATGCGAAAGACATCGCCAGCGTGGAATGCCTGCCGCAGCACCTCACCCTCGCGGCGCCCGAATGCTATGAGCGCCTCAAGGGCTACGCCCAGATGAACCCGCCGATCCGCGAGCAGCGCCATCAGGACGCTCTGTGGCGCGCGCTGAACGCCGGTATCGTCGATGTGATGGGGTCTGACCATGCTCCGCACACGAAGGAAGAAAAGGCCCGGCCTTATCCGGCCAGCCCCTCCGGCATGCCGGGCGTGCAGACCACGGTACCGATCATGCTGACCCATGTGAACAATGGAAAGCTGAGCCTGCAGCGCTTCGTCGAGCTGACGAGCGCCGGGCCACAGCGTGTCTTCGGCCTCGCCGACAAGGGCCGGATCGCCGAGGGCTACCATGCCGACTTCACGGTCGTGGACCTGAAGCGCAAGGAGACGATCACGACTGACTGGTCGAAATCGAAATGCGGCTGGACCCCGTTCGACGGCTTCGAGGCAACCGGCTGGCCGGTCGCCACCATCATCCGCGGCGGCTTTGTCATGCGTGACGGAGAGATCGTAAAGAAAGGCGGCGGCAAGCCCGTGCGTTTCAACGAAACCCTGGAGCCTGCCAATTGA
- a CDS encoding carboxymuconolactone decarboxylase family protein, with protein MPRLKQAGREAGNPYANRLFDLLFEDRDPLTEPGTATGTPGNWWTVFNIVPDAFEHTTEGFRFYRSPNRKLSAKHREFGQIRAGYAVGSQFVFSQHCKAARDAGFTEEQVQAIPHWQVADCYDETERALLAYTDALVLDRGRVPDGVFETLKKHLSDEEILEFTYITCTYMMHAVMSRALRLEYDDVDERVVEVPAPTGDSADVMNMVDTEEN; from the coding sequence ATGCCCAGGTTGAAACAGGCCGGGCGCGAGGCCGGTAACCCCTATGCCAACCGTCTCTTCGACCTTTTGTTCGAAGACCGCGACCCGCTGACAGAGCCCGGCACTGCCACCGGAACACCCGGAAACTGGTGGACCGTGTTCAACATCGTACCGGACGCCTTCGAGCATACGACAGAAGGCTTCCGCTTCTATCGATCGCCAAACCGCAAGCTGAGCGCGAAACATCGCGAGTTCGGGCAGATCCGGGCAGGCTATGCCGTTGGCAGCCAGTTTGTCTTTTCGCAGCACTGCAAGGCCGCCCGCGATGCCGGCTTCACCGAGGAACAGGTCCAGGCCATTCCGCACTGGCAGGTCGCTGATTGCTATGATGAAACAGAGCGGGCCCTGCTGGCCTACACAGACGCGCTGGTGCTGGATCGCGGACGCGTGCCCGACGGGGTTTTCGAAACGCTGAAGAAGCATCTCAGCGACGAGGAAATCCTCGAATTCACCTACATCACCTGCACCTACATGATGCATGCGGTGATGAGCCGGGCGCTGCGCCTTGAATATGACGATGTGGATGAACGGGTGGTCGAAGTACCCGCCCCCACCGGCGACAGCGCCGATGTCATGAACATGGTCGATACGGAGGAGAACTGA
- a CDS encoding VOC family protein, producing the protein MGYHHLALAAKDMKATHDFYERIMGFELVKVEVAPIPGGGWGKHFFYRMDGDDKRFIAFWELHETAGQEGYKYDLNEAAGLPPGTNHYSFTVDTVEELLAWKDRWNAAGLDVLEIDHNWCHSVYTRDPNGNMVEFCATTGSFTPEDRTRALAALDETEFKPSPPPAKMQPWPAAEKEDA; encoded by the coding sequence ATGGGATACCATCACCTCGCACTCGCCGCGAAGGACATGAAGGCGACGCACGATTTCTACGAACGGATCATGGGCTTCGAACTGGTAAAGGTGGAAGTCGCACCGATTCCCGGAGGCGGCTGGGGCAAGCACTTCTTCTACCGCATGGATGGCGACGACAAGCGTTTTATCGCCTTCTGGGAACTGCACGAAACCGCCGGGCAGGAAGGCTACAAGTACGACCTCAACGAAGCCGCAGGCCTGCCGCCGGGCACGAACCACTATTCCTTCACCGTGGATACGGTTGAGGAATTGCTGGCGTGGAAGGACCGCTGGAACGCCGCCGGACTGGACGTGCTGGAGATCGATCACAACTGGTGCCACTCGGTCTACACGCGCGATCCGAACGGCAACATGGTCGAGTTCTGCGCAACGACGGGCAGCTTCACGCCGGAAGACCGTACCCGCGCCCTCGCCGCCCTGGACGAGACCGAGTTCAAGCCTTCGCCGCCGCCCGCCAAAATGCAGCCCTGGCCTGCTGCGGAAAAAGAAGACGCCTGA
- a CDS encoding GtrA family protein encodes MTLAIDSEAVKRLRESPGARYFAASLAALAIDYVVTLALYYFAGLDLSVSAAIAFIAVGAVFYLVHEFWTFRQESSRFSTRRMAANMGVLILSGAVRVGVIAALEWARAPAGIWVSVYFAAGVGASFSTNYLLNRYFVFRR; translated from the coding sequence GTGACCTTGGCAATCGACAGCGAGGCGGTGAAACGGCTCCGGGAAAGCCCCGGCGCCCGCTATTTCGCGGCCAGCCTGGCGGCGCTGGCCATCGACTATGTCGTGACGCTGGCGCTCTACTACTTTGCCGGGCTCGACCTCTCGGTCTCCGCAGCCATTGCCTTCATCGCCGTCGGCGCCGTGTTTTACCTCGTCCATGAGTTCTGGACGTTCCGGCAGGAATCCTCCCGCTTTTCCACGCGCCGCATGGCCGCGAACATGGGCGTCCTGATCCTTTCCGGCGCCGTCCGCGTAGGTGTGATCGCTGCGCTGGAATGGGCGCGGGCCCCCGCCGGTATCTGGGTCAGCGTGTATTTCGCAGCCGGGGTCGGCGCGTCTTTCAGCACCAATTATCTCCTCAATCGCTATTTTGTGTTCCGCCGCTGA
- a CDS encoding biotin transporter BioY — protein sequence MKLAQTRANTQSLLRPLLIGLAGVAALSASSHISVPMYPVPMTMQTLVVLMLGALMGPRAGAATVLAWLALSLTGAPVLSGGKPGLVALAGPTAGYLISFPLVAFAAGYLPRGDRLRAHGARLAGFVALHGVILFAGWSWLSALTGPEIAFATGVAPFLLGALIKSGLATALLAAFPRRVN from the coding sequence ATGAAGCTCGCCCAAACCCGCGCCAATACCCAGAGCCTGCTGCGCCCGCTGCTGATCGGCCTTGCCGGTGTCGCGGCGCTGTCGGCCTCCTCGCATATTTCCGTGCCGATGTACCCGGTGCCGATGACGATGCAGACGCTGGTTGTGCTGATGCTGGGCGCCCTGATGGGCCCGCGGGCGGGTGCCGCCACCGTGCTCGCATGGCTCGCACTCTCGCTGACGGGCGCCCCCGTCCTGTCTGGCGGCAAGCCGGGCCTCGTGGCCCTCGCCGGACCGACAGCAGGCTATCTGATCTCCTTCCCGCTGGTCGCGTTCGCAGCCGGATACCTGCCCAGGGGCGACCGGCTTCGCGCGCATGGCGCCCGGCTCGCCGGCTTTGTGGCCTTGCACGGCGTGATCCTGTTTGCCGGCTGGAGCTGGCTGTCTGCACTGACCGGGCCGGAGATTGCCTTCGCGACGGGCGTGGCGCCGTTCCTGCTGGGCGCGCTGATCAAGAGCGGCCTTGCCACAGCGCTGCTGGCAGCCTTCCCGCGCCGGGTAAACTGA
- a CDS encoding folate-binding protein: MRFPHRSLIRLSGPDTIALLERTVTNSVQDWAAGEARYGALLTPQGKIIADYTVLRTDDGVLLDVHEDAAEDLMKRLKMFRLRAQVEITLDDTFAAVRDPDGSDPRSPALWGRKWVPLAEAGDMIPDADWRANRIAAGVPEWGTDYRAAEVFPTDINMDVMGGIDYKKGCFVGQEVASRMKRRGKIRKRTLTVHGAALEAGTEIFSAAPVGTVTSVQGEAGLALVRTDRLQKILDQSLPLTCNDQPVTFDVPDWAQNEMNALGTEASGE; encoded by the coding sequence ATGCGCTTTCCGCACCGCAGCCTGATCCGCCTTTCCGGGCCTGACACGATCGCTCTTCTGGAGCGGACCGTGACAAATTCGGTGCAGGACTGGGCGGCGGGCGAGGCGCGTTATGGCGCGCTTCTGACCCCTCAGGGCAAGATCATAGCGGACTATACCGTGCTTAGGACGGACGATGGCGTGCTTCTGGATGTGCATGAAGACGCCGCCGAAGACCTGATGAAGCGCCTCAAGATGTTCCGGCTGCGCGCGCAGGTCGAGATCACGCTTGACGACACATTCGCCGCCGTTCGCGACCCGGATGGCAGCGACCCGCGGTCACCCGCCCTCTGGGGTCGCAAATGGGTCCCGCTGGCCGAGGCCGGGGACATGATCCCGGACGCAGACTGGCGGGCCAACCGAATCGCGGCCGGCGTGCCCGAATGGGGCACCGACTATCGCGCGGCAGAGGTTTTCCCGACCGACATCAACATGGATGTGATGGGCGGCATCGACTACAAGAAGGGTTGCTTCGTCGGCCAGGAAGTCGCCAGCCGGATGAAGCGGCGCGGCAAGATCCGCAAGCGCACCCTCACTGTCCACGGCGCGGCATTGGAGGCAGGCACCGAGATCTTCTCGGCTGCCCCGGTCGGAACGGTGACGAGTGTACAGGGGGAGGCCGGCCTCGCGCTGGTGCGGACCGACCGGTTGCAGAAAATCCTCGATCAGTCCCTCCCGCTGACCTGCAATGACCAGCCCGTGACATTTGACGTGCCGGACTGGGCGCAAAACGAAATGAACGCCCTGGGTACGGAGGCATCCGGTGAGTGA
- a CDS encoding DNA-3-methyladenine glycosylase I, translated as MSDDFPCAWAPLTDDLYRTYHDTEWGVPEYDGRALWEKLQLDGMQAGLSWITILRKRESIREEFDQFDPEKLARWTPKRAEKALKNPGIIRSPKKIDAVIGNAQAFLAMEEAGEGFADYCWGFVGGTPIVNTWKHFRQAPTSTDWSAAMSKDLKKRGFKFVGPTIVYAWAQAVGMVNDHDVTCPRHREVQEMER; from the coding sequence GTGAGTGACGATTTCCCCTGCGCCTGGGCGCCGCTGACCGACGACCTCTACCGAACCTATCACGACACCGAATGGGGCGTGCCGGAATATGATGGCCGGGCGCTGTGGGAGAAGCTGCAGCTGGACGGCATGCAGGCGGGCCTCTCCTGGATCACCATCCTGCGCAAGCGCGAGTCCATCCGCGAAGAGTTCGACCAGTTCGATCCGGAAAAGCTGGCCCGCTGGACACCAAAGCGCGCCGAAAAGGCACTGAAGAATCCAGGCATCATCCGCAGCCCCAAGAAGATCGACGCCGTGATCGGCAACGCGCAGGCCTTCCTCGCCATGGAAGAGGCCGGCGAGGGCTTTGCCGATTATTGCTGGGGCTTTGTCGGTGGCACGCCCATTGTGAATACATGGAAGCATTTCCGGCAGGCGCCGACCTCCACTGACTGGTCGGCGGCCATGTCGAAGGATCTGAAGAAGCGCGGCTTCAAATTCGTCGGCCCCACCATCGTCTATGCCTGGGCGCAGGCGGTTGGCATGGTGAATGACCATGACGTAACTTGCCCCCGTCACCGCGAAGTGCAGGAGATGGAACGATGA
- a CDS encoding beta-ketoacyl-ACP synthase III — protein sequence MKNAVISSTGLWTPPHSISNEELVEAYNAWADNWNRERDADIASGLIEPKTHSSVEFIEKASGIKSRYVMNKSGVLDPDIMAPRIPERPNEEISVLAEIAVNAARQALERAGRKPEDVDAVICAASNMQRAYPAMAIEVQQALGIGGFAFDMNVACSSATFGIQTAADFVRTGSAKSVLMVNPEICSGHLNFTDRDSHFIFGDVATAVLVEEESIAPAGHWKILGTKLKTEFSNNIRNNFGFLNRAAPEGIGAPDKLFKQEGRKVFKEVVPMVSKMIAEQLDELNLQGTDLRRLWLHQANANMNRLISTKVLGHEASADESPTVLDTYANTSSAGSIIAFHKHSEDFKPGEKGLICSFGAGYSAGTVFVEKTA from the coding sequence ATGAAGAACGCCGTCATCTCGTCCACGGGCCTGTGGACGCCGCCGCATTCCATTTCCAATGAAGAACTGGTGGAAGCCTACAATGCCTGGGCGGACAACTGGAACCGCGAGCGCGACGCCGATATTGCGTCCGGCCTGATCGAGCCGAAGACCCATTCTTCCGTCGAATTCATCGAGAAAGCCTCCGGCATCAAGTCGCGTTACGTGATGAACAAGTCCGGCGTGCTGGACCCGGACATCATGGCCCCACGCATTCCGGAGCGCCCGAATGAAGAGATTTCCGTTCTCGCCGAAATCGCGGTGAACGCAGCCCGTCAGGCGCTGGAACGCGCAGGCCGCAAACCGGAAGACGTGGACGCTGTGATCTGCGCCGCCTCCAACATGCAGCGCGCCTACCCGGCCATGGCCATCGAAGTGCAGCAGGCGCTCGGCATTGGCGGCTTTGCCTTCGACATGAACGTCGCCTGTTCCTCCGCCACGTTCGGCATCCAGACCGCCGCAGACTTTGTACGTACAGGCTCGGCGAAATCCGTCCTGATGGTGAACCCGGAAATCTGCTCCGGCCACCTCAACTTCACCGACCGCGACAGCCACTTCATCTTCGGCGATGTTGCCACCGCCGTTCTGGTGGAAGAGGAGAGCATCGCCCCGGCCGGCCACTGGAAGATTCTCGGCACCAAGCTGAAAACCGAGTTCTCCAACAATATCCGGAACAATTTTGGCTTCCTGAACCGCGCCGCTCCCGAAGGCATCGGCGCGCCGGACAAGCTGTTCAAGCAGGAAGGCCGCAAGGTCTTCAAGGAAGTCGTGCCCATGGTATCGAAGATGATCGCGGAACAGCTTGATGAGCTGAACCTTCAGGGCACGGATCTGCGTCGCCTGTGGCTGCATCAGGCAAATGCCAACATGAACCGGCTGATCTCCACCAAGGTGCTGGGCCATGAAGCAAGCGCCGATGAAAGCCCGACCGTGCTGGACACCTATGCAAACACGTCATCGGCCGGATCGATCATTGCCTTCCACAAGCATTCGGAAGACTTCAAGCCCGGTGAGAAGGGGCTGATCTGCTCCTTCGGCGCTGGCTATTCCGCCGGCACGGTGTTTGTCGAGAAAACGGCGTAA
- a CDS encoding HD family hydrolase codes for MTVRKKQSVKAPRVWQRMLSGRRLDLAHPSPMDVEIEDIAHGLARVARWNGQTKGENAFSVAEHSVIVERICRKLDPTMSAKHSLMALLHDSPEYVIGDMISPFKALLGEGYKDIEGRLQEAIHIRFGLPPVTPARLKKKIKKADLICAWFEATQLAGFEEAEANKLFVVPPENVRLKLSPKSVPEAQAAFLDRFNKIMTEIGAP; via the coding sequence ATGACCGTTCGCAAAAAGCAATCCGTTAAGGCTCCGAGGGTCTGGCAGCGCATGCTGTCCGGACGGCGGCTGGACCTTGCCCACCCCTCGCCCATGGATGTGGAAATCGAGGACATCGCCCACGGCCTGGCGCGTGTGGCCCGCTGGAACGGACAGACAAAAGGCGAGAATGCCTTCTCCGTTGCCGAACATTCTGTCATCGTGGAGCGGATCTGCCGAAAGCTGGACCCGACCATGAGCGCAAAGCACAGTCTGATGGCCCTGCTGCATGACAGCCCGGAATATGTGATCGGCGACATGATCTCGCCGTTCAAGGCGCTGCTGGGCGAAGGCTACAAGGACATTGAAGGCCGGTTGCAGGAAGCGATCCATATCCGCTTCGGCCTGCCGCCGGTGACGCCTGCGCGCCTGAAGAAGAAGATCAAGAAAGCAGACCTGATCTGTGCCTGGTTCGAGGCGACGCAACTGGCCGGGTTCGAAGAGGCCGAGGCCAACAAGCTGTTTGTCGTGCCGCCGGAAAATGTGCGCCTGAAGCTCTCCCCGAAATCGGTGCCGGAAGCACAGGCGGCGTTCCTTGACCGCTTCAACAAGATCATGACGGAGATTGGCGCGCCATGA
- a CDS encoding NAD regulator, translated as MMRSASPLLIGLSAVMVAIQDDMPLVLVTRRGSEDALPFGPFHPDKHRTFDLSLRGWVREQTGFELGYVEQLYTFGDRDRETPEATLAGAPPHSRVISVGYLALTPDARPAEAGFEARWQNWYRYFPWEDHRNGRPALIDNQIAPRLFTWAAGKELRLERAKIAFGLDGARWAEERVLDRYELLYEAGLVAECARDANLAEPDIALGEAMASDHRRILATAISRLRGKIKYRPVVFELMPERFTLSALQRTVEGILGLGLHTQNFRRALDKTGLVTGTGAMETGTGGRPAELYRFCRDQAISTGAPGLSTPRRSAD; from the coding sequence ATGATGCGTTCGGCTTCCCCGCTGCTGATCGGCCTGTCGGCCGTGATGGTCGCCATCCAGGACGACATGCCGCTGGTGCTGGTCACGCGCCGCGGCAGCGAGGATGCGCTGCCATTCGGCCCGTTCCACCCGGACAAGCACCGCACATTCGACCTGTCGCTGCGCGGCTGGGTGCGGGAGCAGACGGGCTTTGAACTCGGCTATGTCGAGCAACTCTACACGTTTGGCGACCGGGACCGGGAAACACCGGAAGCGACGCTGGCCGGTGCTCCGCCGCATTCGCGCGTCATTTCGGTCGGCTATCTGGCACTGACTCCGGATGCCCGCCCGGCCGAAGCCGGCTTCGAAGCGCGCTGGCAGAACTGGTATCGTTATTTCCCCTGGGAAGATCACCGCAATGGCCGGCCGGCCCTGATCGACAACCAGATCGCGCCGCGCCTGTTCACTTGGGCGGCCGGCAAGGAATTGCGGCTGGAGCGCGCGAAGATCGCCTTCGGCCTGGATGGCGCCCGCTGGGCCGAAGAACGCGTGCTGGACCGCTATGAGTTGCTCTATGAAGCGGGCCTCGTGGCCGAATGCGCGCGCGATGCGAACCTCGCCGAGCCGGACATCGCACTGGGTGAGGCGATGGCCTCCGATCACCGGCGCATCCTCGCAACCGCCATCTCCCGCCTGCGCGGCAAGATCAAATATCGCCCGGTCGTGTTCGAGCTGATGCCGGAGCGGTTTACCCTGTCGGCTCTGCAGCGGACGGTCGAAGGCATTCTCGGCCTCGGCCTGCACACGCAGAATTTTCGCCGCGCGCTCGACAAGACGGGCCTCGTGACCGGGACTGGCGCGATGGAGACCGGCACGGGCGGGCGCCCGGCCGAGCTTTATCGCTTCTGCCGCGACCAGGCCATCTCGACCGGCGCGCCGGGCCTGTCGACCCCGCGCCGGTCAGCTGACTGA
- a CDS encoding pitrilysin family protein, translated as MKLVPLTAGLLAATSLSACAYFNPPPVEPETIVEVEVETVEEPAPLDVAVHSGDFAEIQQFTTPGGASVWLVSEPSIPILSLNMAWKGGEASDPEGLEGLTDAVTYHMNEGAGDLDSLGFQTRMEDLNMSFACSASNDWTSCSASMLTDNAGDAMDLIATAFADPRFDEGPFERFRREQQVGLKTRETSPGYLAWKAMSQALYPDHPYARSKSEESIAALTPELAKEQMRKLMVKDRLLVTAVGAVTPEELAPMIDEVIAELPETSTLPETPDIVLPELEPTDPIIVDLPQPQSLVQFTGPGLERDDPDFFTAYVLNYTYGGGGFESRLMKTLRIEKGLTYGIYTSLSAGEHLQTWGGGGQTKNESAGEFIEGIKAEMEDFVENGVTEEELADAKAYLTGSYPLGFDSNAKIASQMMGVRQEELGIDYFDRRNDMVRAVTLEDVNRVAKEYLDPEHYLFIAVGQPEGIAVEEFETESEE; from the coding sequence ATGAAACTCGTACCGCTTACCGCCGGCCTGCTTGCCGCAACCAGCCTGTCCGCCTGCGCCTATTTCAATCCGCCGCCGGTGGAGCCGGAAACGATTGTCGAAGTCGAAGTGGAAACCGTCGAGGAACCGGCGCCGCTTGATGTGGCGGTCCATTCCGGTGACTTTGCAGAGATCCAGCAATTCACGACGCCGGGCGGCGCTTCGGTCTGGCTGGTGTCGGAACCCTCTATCCCGATCCTGTCGCTGAACATGGCCTGGAAAGGCGGCGAGGCGAGCGACCCGGAAGGACTGGAAGGCCTGACCGATGCCGTCACCTATCACATGAATGAAGGCGCTGGTGATCTCGATTCCCTTGGCTTCCAGACGCGGATGGAAGACCTGAACATGAGCTTCGCCTGTTCGGCCTCGAACGACTGGACCTCCTGCTCGGCCTCCATGCTGACCGACAATGCCGGCGATGCCATGGACCTGATCGCGACAGCCTTTGCCGATCCGCGTTTCGACGAGGGGCCGTTCGAACGTTTCCGCCGCGAGCAGCAGGTCGGGCTCAAGACCCGTGAGACGAGCCCCGGCTACCTTGCCTGGAAAGCCATGTCGCAGGCGCTTTATCCCGATCACCCCTATGCGCGGTCAAAGTCGGAGGAAAGCATCGCCGCCCTGACGCCGGAACTGGCGAAAGAACAGATGCGCAAGCTGATGGTGAAAGACCGCCTGCTGGTCACGGCTGTCGGCGCGGTCACGCCGGAAGAACTGGCGCCGATGATCGACGAGGTCATTGCCGAGCTTCCCGAAACCTCGACTCTTCCCGAGACGCCGGACATTGTCCTGCCGGAACTCGAACCGACCGATCCGATCATCGTCGACCTGCCGCAGCCGCAATCGCTGGTGCAGTTCACCGGGCCGGGTCTTGAACGGGACGATCCGGATTTCTTCACGGCCTATGTGCTGAACTACACCTATGGCGGCGGCGGCTTCGAGAGCCGGCTGATGAAAACCCTCCGTATCGAGAAAGGTCTGACCTACGGCATCTATACGAGCCTGTCGGCAGGCGAACACCTGCAGACCTGGGGCGGCGGAGGCCAGACCAAGAATGAAAGCGCCGGCGAGTTCATCGAAGGCATCAAGGCCGAGATGGAAGATTTCGTCGAGAACGGCGTCACGGAGGAGGAGCTGGCAGATGCCAAGGCCTACCTCACGGGCTCCTACCCGCTGGGCTTTGATTCAAACGCCAAGATCGCCAGCCAGATGATGGGCGTGCGCCAGGAAGAACTCGGCATCGACTATTTCGACCGCCGCAATGACATGGTGCGCGCCGTCACGCTGGAAGACGTGAACCGCGTGGCGAAGGAATATCTCGATCCGGAGCATTATCTCTTCATCGCTGTCGGCCAGCCGGAAGGCATCGCCGTGGAAGAGTTCGAGACCGAGTCAGAAGAATAG